The window TGCATTTTGGCAGCAAGCCTAGTATTGGCATCGTGCGAGGGCAACACTGAGTGGCAAAGCCATAGTGCAAGGGAAACCGTACTTGAAGCGGAACGTACGATTCCCGAAGATTTTATCCCACGCACGTTTTCCGTTGCCGCTATTGGTGATTCACTCACCCAGGGTGTTGGGGACAGCACGGATAGTGGCGGTTATCTCCCGTACCTGGATGAAATGCTTGAACAGGAAAAGGGCGTCAAGAAAGCGAATTTTATAAACCTTGGTGTCCGCGGAACGAGGAGCGATCAACTCCTGGAGAAACTTGATACTACAAAGATGAGGAATGCCATCCAGGATTCCGATATTGTTCTCGTTACGATTGGCGGTAATGACATGATGAAAATTGCCCGGGAGAACATTCTTAATCTGCAATATGAAGTATTTGAAGAAGAAATGGTTTCCTATACCGAACGAGTCAATCAAATCTTTAAAAAAATCAGGTCGGAAAATCCAGAAGCGGCCATCGTACTGATCGGGGTATATAATCCGTTCGGGCAATGGTTTACTGAGGTAGATGAATTGAATCAAATTGTTGATGATTGGAATGAAGCCGGAAGATCGGTTGCCTCACAATACTCCGATTCCTACTTCGTTGAAATTGGCGATTTGTTCGTGGATACAGACGTGAATCTCTTGTTTGATGACCAGTTTCATCCGAACGATAAAGGGTATGAATTAATTGCAGAGCGTGTTTATGAAACGCTTGGAGAAGAAGCGCTGCCTGTTCTGGCCGGAAGGGATTAGACTGCAGCTGATGAGGGGAATTTTGAATGAAAAATAGGTGGAAAACCGCCTTCTTTGTTTTGTTGGGCTTGATTGTAATTGTATTTGCTACATTGATTATTATGGCAATCCTGCCGGGGGAAAAGCCTGAAGCAGAACCGGCGAAAAATATCGATGAAGATAAACATGTTGGCTTCGCAATCCGAACGAACAGAGAAGACGTAAATAAGCTAGTTAATTATTATTTGGAAAAAGAAATAGGTTCAGCTCCGATTGACTACCGTGTACAGGTTGAAGATGACGTTGCGCTATACGGCAGCGTGCCATTTTTTAGCCAGGAGCTTGATATGAAAATGGCTTTTGAGCCAGAGGCGCTTGAAAACGGTGACCTGCTGCTCAAGCAAACGAATCTTCAAGTTGGGAAATTGCCTCTACCAGTTCCATATGTACTTGATTTTATCAGGAAAAATTACAAGCTTCCGGCTGGAGTTGAAATTCTCCCGAATGAGGAAGTCATTTATGTACACATGCAGGAACTCAAATTGAAAAGTGATGCCAAGCTAAAGGCCAATACCTTTGATTTAAAAAATGATGATATATCCTTTACATTGCTTGTTCCTGTTAAAGAATGAGTGCCCGTAAGCTGGGCACTCGTTTTTTATGAGAGAGTGGATTGCAAACATATTTTAAATTAATTAGGATCCTTCCTAAAAAATACATGACACATTCCAATAAATACATGACACAATCCAATAAATACAAGACACATTCTAAGAAATACAGGACACATTCCAATAAATACATGACATTTCTCAAAAAATCTCTTCATCGTTTATTGGCAATGTGACGATTGTTTCCGGCAAATCCCCTATAAAAGTTACGCACATCATGGTTTACTGCACGTTAATAAGGTATAAAAACAGCTTTCAGTTTCCCATCTCCTTCAACAATACATACCAAATACGCTTGATTCTTCTCGAAAACAGCATCATGCATTGGCAGGATAACCGTTTTTGTTCCCGCTAGTCTTGCTTCAAGATTATAGGACGCCGGTGTAAGTGCAAGGATATCCGTTACCCTACAATAGGGCAGGGAGGGGAAAACGACATCGCCTTTATGGACGGAAATGTCGAGTTCCTGTTGAGATGAGGCCAGATGAATGAACCTTGCTGCTGCCTCGCCTCTTGGCACATGGTCATCCAAACCGCACGTTATTACGTCTGCCTTGCCATCTCGACCCGTTACAGCGATAAAATAATTTCGCTCCTTTTCGATAAAAAATTGGGCAGAATCGATCCACTCTTCTCCATGAAACACATCGATTTGGCACTCCCCCTCTGGCAGGGCAAATTTTAGGCTGTGCTCCTTATAAGGAAATTCTTCTAGGATTGGTAACCCGTTTATTAGAATACTAATTTCTTCTACCAGTGCGCTGCCGTTAAAAAACGTTCCATAGCCTCGTCCGGGAAGATTACTTTGATAAAAATAATCCTGTTTCAAGCCGCTTCCTCCTATTGAAAAATTGGAAACATATTAATTAATTGTTTACTTTTTCCTGAAATATGCATATACTAAAACTATCTTATGAGAGGCGGGTGAAGTGTTATGAGTAAGTCAATTGTTTTTTCAGTTGTTGGAAACTCTAACACAGCCCGTACGGCTATTTAGGCATAAAGGGACAAATCCGTCCATTTCTTCCTGAATATTAGACCGCTGGCTGTGTATGCCAGTGGTCTATTTATATTTCAGGAGGAAAGAAATTTGAACTTACTAACTATTGGATTGAAAAACGATATTCAACAAGCTTCTAAGGAATTTACAAAAAGTGATTGCAACCTCGCCAGGGTCGCATTGGAGCATAAGCATATGTATCGTGTCTGGACGGAGGAAGGCGAACTGCTATGCGAAGTTTCTGGGAAAATGGCTTTCGAAGCATCAAGTAGGGAAGACTTCCCGGCAGTAGGCGACTGGGTAATGGTTGCTGCGAGAAGTAATGAAGGTACTGGGACGATTCATGGAGTACTGCCTCGATTCAGCAAGTTTTCGCGTAAATCTGCTGGTAAGACTGCGGAAGAGCAAATTGTCGCTGCGAATGTGGATGTGGTGTTCCTAGTCAACAGCTTGAACGATGACCTTAACTTGCGCAGGATTGAACGCTATTTGCTGCTTGCCTGGGAAAGTGGGGCGAATCCAGTCATTGTATTGAGCAAGGCTGATTTAAGTGAAGATATTGAAGCAAAGGTAGCAGAAGTCGAGTCCGTTGCGTACGGGGTTCCTGTTATTCCAGTCAGTGCCGAGATGAACGAAGGCTTGGAAAAGCTGCTGCCATTCCTGTCACCTGGGAAAACTGTGGCATTGTTGGGCTCATCAGGTGTTGGAAAGTCGACTCTTACGAACAAACTTCTAGGTGAGGAAAAGCAAGCTGTCAAGGATATCCGCGAAGCAGATGACAAAGGCCGCCATACGACGACCCACCGGGAATTGATCTTGTTGCCGAATGGAGCCGTGCTGATTGACACTCCGGGAATGAGGGAGCTTCAGCTTTGGGAAAGCCAAGATGGACTTTCCGAGGCATTTTCAGATATCGAAGAAATTGCTGATACCTGCAAATTCCGTGATTGCCGTCATAATGATGAGCCGGGGTGCGCGGTCCAAGAGGCAATTTCTAATG is drawn from Bacillus sp. FJAT-18017 and contains these coding sequences:
- a CDS encoding SGNH/GDSL hydrolase family protein; amino-acid sequence: MWKRIGCILAASLVLASCEGNTEWQSHSARETVLEAERTIPEDFIPRTFSVAAIGDSLTQGVGDSTDSGGYLPYLDEMLEQEKGVKKANFINLGVRGTRSDQLLEKLDTTKMRNAIQDSDIVLVTIGGNDMMKIARENILNLQYEVFEEEMVSYTERVNQIFKKIRSENPEAAIVLIGVYNPFGQWFTEVDELNQIVDDWNEAGRSVASQYSDSYFVEIGDLFVDTDVNLLFDDQFHPNDKGYELIAERVYETLGEEALPVLAGRD
- a CDS encoding YpmS family protein encodes the protein MKNRWKTAFFVLLGLIVIVFATLIIMAILPGEKPEAEPAKNIDEDKHVGFAIRTNREDVNKLVNYYLEKEIGSAPIDYRVQVEDDVALYGSVPFFSQELDMKMAFEPEALENGDLLLKQTNLQVGKLPLPVPYVLDFIRKNYKLPAGVEILPNEEVIYVHMQELKLKSDAKLKANTFDLKNDDISFTLLVPVKE
- a CDS encoding DUF4397 domain-containing protein — protein: MKQDYFYQSNLPGRGYGTFFNGSALVEEISILINGLPILEEFPYKEHSLKFALPEGECQIDVFHGEEWIDSAQFFIEKERNYFIAVTGRDGKADVITCGLDDHVPRGEAAARFIHLASSQQELDISVHKGDVVFPSLPYCRVTDILALTPASYNLEARLAGTKTVILPMHDAVFEKNQAYLVCIVEGDGKLKAVFIPY
- the rsgA gene encoding ribosome small subunit-dependent GTPase A is translated as MNLLTIGLKNDIQQASKEFTKSDCNLARVALEHKHMYRVWTEEGELLCEVSGKMAFEASSREDFPAVGDWVMVAARSNEGTGTIHGVLPRFSKFSRKSAGKTAEEQIVAANVDVVFLVNSLNDDLNLRRIERYLLLAWESGANPVIVLSKADLSEDIEAKVAEVESVAYGVPVIPVSAEMNEGLEKLLPFLSPGKTVALLGSSGVGKSTLTNKLLGEEKQAVKDIREADDKGRHTTTHRELILLPNGAVLIDTPGMRELQLWESQDGLSEAFSDIEEIADTCKFRDCRHNDEPGCAVQEAISNGLLPAERLASYNKLQKELAYIERKADKRAQAEDKKHWKTITKQVKHKKR